A single window of Chloracidobacterium sp. DNA harbors:
- a CDS encoding S8 family serine peptidase has translation MKRSYLILVTVIIGLSVWSFLPSKTSGQKYKLRMSENPVPGRYIVVLNDEAIGEDAVAPVVEAEANYLAYVYGGKVGGVYSSALRGYAAEMSDEQASALSQDDRVAFVEQDGVISVSSTQFNAGWNLDRADQRSMPLSTTYDYTSSGIGVHAYILDTGIRWTHSEFEGRANAVYDNINDGQNGNDCNGHGTHVAGTIGSSTYGVAKNVTLHSVRVLPCTGNGQISNLLLGIDWVTANHASPAVANISITAAGSSSALENGLTNSIASGVTYAVAAGNSAFDACSFTPARTPNALTVGATDATDTRAAYSNNGACVDVFAPGTAILSLGIASDTATATLGGTSMASPMVAGVAALYLQSNPAASPATVSQAIKSTATSGVLTLNDTVSPNLLLYSLLNSGPPPTPTPTPSPTPTPSPAPSAVRVRKRVVNDSGTSSITEFPYSATNLAASSFVLASNTDYVDANVQTNGSSTSIQVSEVPVLGWQLVSIECAEESVGGTSIPDTTVDLANHMANIIAQSGESITCTFTSGPQAPTASNVSVSGRILSADGIGARGVALSIFDSNGRSVSNARTNAFGYFTLVDLPASQSYVLVVYSNKRYTFANSTRLLTLNDNVSDIEFIADN, from the coding sequence ATGAAGAGATCCTACCTAATACTTGTCACCGTTATCATCGGCCTTTCGGTCTGGTCCTTTCTTCCGTCCAAAACGTCGGGTCAAAAGTACAAACTGCGAATGTCGGAAAACCCGGTTCCCGGACGTTATATTGTCGTTCTTAACGACGAGGCTATAGGCGAAGACGCGGTCGCTCCCGTAGTAGAGGCTGAGGCAAATTACTTAGCCTATGTCTATGGCGGCAAGGTGGGCGGGGTCTACTCCAGTGCTCTACGCGGCTACGCAGCGGAGATGTCGGACGAGCAAGCATCCGCATTGAGTCAAGACGATCGAGTTGCGTTCGTCGAGCAGGACGGTGTGATCTCGGTTTCGTCGACCCAGTTTAACGCCGGTTGGAATCTGGATCGTGCGGACCAGAGAAGTATGCCGTTGAGCACGACCTATGATTACACGTCGAGTGGAATTGGCGTTCATGCCTACATCCTGGATACCGGGATTCGATGGACACATTCAGAGTTTGAGGGTCGGGCAAACGCCGTTTACGATAATATCAATGACGGCCAGAACGGTAACGACTGCAACGGACACGGAACACACGTCGCGGGGACGATCGGAAGCTCGACGTACGGAGTGGCCAAGAATGTGACGTTGCATTCCGTCCGGGTACTGCCGTGCACGGGCAACGGGCAAATCTCCAATCTATTATTAGGGATCGACTGGGTCACTGCTAACCACGCAAGCCCTGCAGTCGCGAACATAAGCATCACGGCCGCCGGCAGCTCATCAGCCCTTGAGAACGGGCTCACTAATTCGATCGCATCGGGTGTAACTTATGCGGTGGCGGCAGGTAATAGTGCCTTTGATGCGTGCAGTTTCACGCCGGCGAGGACGCCCAACGCTCTCACGGTCGGTGCGACCGACGCGACCGATACACGTGCGGCGTATTCAAACAATGGAGCCTGTGTCGACGTATTTGCTCCCGGCACTGCTATATTGTCGCTCGGTATCGCTAGCGACACCGCGACAGCCACCCTCGGCGGGACGTCAATGGCGTCGCCGATGGTCGCAGGGGTCGCCGCATTGTATCTGCAGTCAAACCCCGCCGCAAGCCCAGCTACGGTCTCACAGGCGATCAAGAGCACCGCAACGAGCGGTGTACTGACATTGAACGACACAGTCTCGCCCAATCTATTACTATACTCATTGCTAAATTCGGGTCCGCCCCCGACACCGACACCGACTCCATCGCCCACGCCAACTCCGTCGCCCGCGCCGTCGGCTGTACGGGTGAGGAAACGAGTTGTGAACGACAGCGGAACGTCGTCGATCACGGAGTTCCCTTATTCCGCAACGAATCTGGCGGCATCGAGTTTTGTGCTCGCGAGCAACACTGATTACGTCGACGCGAACGTTCAGACCAACGGCTCATCAACTTCGATCCAGGTATCTGAAGTCCCGGTTTTGGGTTGGCAGCTTGTCTCAATAGAGTGTGCTGAGGAGTCGGTCGGTGGAACTTCGATCCCCGACACAACGGTTGATCTGGCCAATCATATGGCAAATATCATTGCCCAGTCGGGCGAGTCGATCACTTGCACATTCACGAGTGGGCCACAAGCACCAACCGCATCGAACGTATCAGTAAGTGGACGAATATTGTCAGCCGATGGTATCGGTGCGAGAGGGGTCGCACTCTCGATCTTCGATTCCAATGGCAGATCAGTAAGTAATGCTCGCACAAACGCTTTCGGGTATTTTACGTTAGTCGATCTACCAGCCTCGCAGTCGTATGTGTTGGTCGTGTATTCGAACAAGCGGTACACCTTTGCAAACAGTACAAGGTTACTTACGTTAAACGACAACGTGTCTGATATTGAATTTATCGCCGACAACTAG
- a CDS encoding Mrp/NBP35 family ATP-binding protein: MSKITQEQVLESLKQIIDPDLLKDIVTLGFIRDLQVSGGDVSFTIMLTTPACPVKEQMESEATRIVSGLDGVDNVKVKMDAEVPQGRGIANNVAIPGVKNIIAVSSGKGGVGKSTVAVNMAIALAMNGAKVGIMDADVYGPNVPMMLGSGYDQPEVENGKLRPIVAHGIKMISMAVLVPRDKPMILRGPMLHGVVRQFLSDVNWGELDYLIVDMPPGTGDIQLSLAQLVPVQGAVLVTTPQDVSISDVRRAVKMFETVNVPVLGVIENMSYFIAPDTGNKYEIFGKGGGQKICDEYGLNLLGEVPLGMEVREGGDSGVPVVVSFPDSPQAAAFRKVAEEVARQVSIEAMKPELVIMSRAQ, translated from the coding sequence ATGAGTAAAATTACACAAGAACAAGTTTTAGAATCGTTAAAGCAGATCATCGACCCGGATCTGCTAAAGGATATCGTGACGCTCGGATTTATCCGGGACCTTCAGGTCAGCGGCGGTGACGTATCGTTTACGATAATGCTGACAACGCCCGCGTGTCCCGTAAAGGAACAGATGGAATCCGAAGCGACGAGGATCGTTTCAGGCCTCGACGGCGTTGACAACGTCAAAGTCAAGATGGACGCCGAGGTACCGCAGGGACGCGGCATTGCGAATAACGTCGCTATTCCCGGTGTCAAAAACATTATTGCGGTCTCGTCGGGCAAAGGCGGAGTAGGGAAGTCGACGGTTGCGGTCAATATGGCGATCGCACTCGCGATGAATGGTGCGAAGGTCGGCATTATGGACGCAGACGTCTATGGCCCCAATGTGCCGATGATGCTTGGGTCAGGATACGACCAGCCCGAGGTTGAGAATGGCAAACTTCGGCCGATCGTCGCTCACGGTATAAAAATGATCTCGATGGCCGTTCTCGTGCCTAGAGATAAGCCCATGATCCTCCGCGGGCCGATGTTACACGGGGTCGTCCGCCAGTTTCTATCGGATGTAAATTGGGGCGAGCTTGATTACCTGATCGTCGATATGCCGCCGGGAACGGGCGATATCCAGCTTTCGCTTGCACAGTTGGTGCCGGTACAGGGAGCCGTACTCGTCACCACACCGCAGGACGTATCGATCTCAGATGTGCGGCGTGCGGTTAAAATGTTTGAGACCGTTAATGTGCCGGTCCTGGGCGTTATCGAGAATATGTCGTACTTCATTGCCCCGGACACGGGTAACAAATACGAGATCTTTGGGAAAGGCGGCGGGCAGAAGATCTGTGACGAATACGGACTCAATCTCTTGGGCGAAGTTCCCTTGGGTATGGAAGTCCGCGAAGGCGGAGATAGTGGAGTTCCGGTCGTAGTGTCATTTCCTGATTCACCACAGGCGGCCGCATTCCGAAAGGTTGCCGAAGAGGTCGCCCGTCAGGTGTCGATCGAAGCGATGAAGCCGGAGTTAGTGATTATGTCGCGGGCTCAGTAA
- a CDS encoding winged helix-turn-helix domain-containing protein, producing the protein MSRKHQHFYEFGEFRLYVERPSLVRNGVPVSIPPKALEVLSLLVSSGGEVVSRAEILESVWSDTFVEESNINYTISLLRKILGSNDHIATVPKRGYRFNTPAILVKDDEQLITDRSTSENAVPTPLPAPIAPRKRSSIVWPLAIGSVLIIMVLVLVLYKGQNVARDVGGDDAKGEIKFQKLTDTGDVAYLVISPNGEYSAHARSSDLYLKDLRSGGEIRVETGDQGKIGCLQFSADNANIFFGSYLENASGKISQVPRMGGSAKLVAENVWSGFSLSPDGNFLAFTRKFPAENRTVVIVKDLLNGSEIALAERTLPEQYYWNNYPAWSPDGKKLALVVDTYTEHFVRITIIDIASGSEEQISVPSFRNVEQIVWARDQRSFIAAASAGESFQLWRIATPSGEVSAITNDLDSYLGISTTLDGTQLVARRRTYYSNIWVASQENLDDLRQLTVGSSKNDGLKGLSWLDDDRIVYSSNAEGLRDWNLWTVHYKDRSRRQITFDKTVQNDFPSASGLSDVTYFSSNRNDDTQIWQVNAAGENLKQVTDAATEAAFFPQVTSDEKAMYFLRKKIGSTVIAKRDLADGRDVALSSTPIYAPDNFLALSPDDRNLAFQILANKNDPELRAGKIKIGVIDTSDTSLVKTFVLPVASEFFTWRLGENAFDYVVHTPEGARIMRQKLDPKAEPVVVLKLPKDDIFGLAWSRDGQKLAISRGQLLRDVVLLTNFASH; encoded by the coding sequence ATGTCTCGTAAACATCAGCATTTTTATGAATTTGGCGAGTTTCGGCTCTACGTGGAACGGCCTTCTCTTGTAAGAAATGGAGTTCCAGTTTCCATTCCGCCGAAGGCTCTGGAGGTTCTCAGTCTACTGGTCAGTAGCGGGGGCGAGGTCGTTTCGCGAGCTGAAATACTGGAAAGCGTCTGGAGCGACACCTTTGTAGAAGAAAGCAATATCAATTACACGATCTCGCTCCTCCGAAAGATCTTGGGTTCGAACGACCACATCGCGACCGTACCGAAGCGCGGCTACAGGTTTAACACGCCGGCAATTCTGGTAAAAGATGATGAGCAGTTGATAACGGATCGATCGACAAGCGAAAACGCGGTGCCAACTCCATTGCCGGCGCCGATCGCTCCTCGAAAACGCAGTTCGATCGTTTGGCCCCTGGCGATCGGGTCGGTACTGATCATTATGGTGCTCGTCCTTGTCCTTTATAAAGGACAGAATGTCGCTCGAGATGTGGGGGGCGATGACGCGAAAGGTGAGATAAAATTTCAGAAGCTGACGGACACCGGCGACGTCGCGTACCTTGTGATCTCGCCAAACGGTGAATATTCCGCTCACGCCCGCTCGTCCGACCTTTACCTTAAAGACCTTAGATCCGGTGGGGAGATCAGGGTCGAGACGGGAGATCAGGGAAAGATCGGCTGCCTCCAGTTTTCTGCCGATAACGCGAATATTTTCTTCGGATCATATCTGGAAAATGCCTCTGGCAAGATATCTCAGGTTCCGCGAATGGGCGGATCGGCAAAGCTCGTCGCTGAAAATGTTTGGAGCGGTTTCAGCCTGTCGCCGGACGGCAATTTCTTAGCGTTCACGCGAAAGTTTCCCGCGGAGAACCGCACAGTTGTAATAGTTAAAGATCTTTTGAACGGATCTGAGATCGCGTTGGCTGAGCGAACGCTGCCGGAACAGTATTACTGGAATAACTACCCCGCTTGGTCGCCCGACGGCAAAAAGCTTGCCCTCGTCGTCGACACATACACGGAGCACTTCGTCCGCATAACCATCATCGATATCGCTAGCGGCAGCGAGGAACAGATCAGTGTGCCGTCATTTAGGAATGTCGAGCAGATAGTGTGGGCACGTGACCAACGATCTTTTATCGCCGCAGCGAGTGCCGGCGAGAGCTTCCAACTTTGGCGTATCGCCACGCCGTCAGGGGAGGTTAGTGCGATCACGAATGACCTCGACTCATATCTCGGCATATCGACGACGCTCGATGGCACGCAATTGGTGGCGCGTCGGCGAACGTATTACTCGAACATCTGGGTGGCATCTCAGGAGAATCTCGACGACCTTCGCCAGTTGACTGTCGGCAGTTCCAAAAACGACGGCTTAAAAGGTCTGTCGTGGCTCGACGACGACCGGATCGTCTATTCCTCCAACGCCGAAGGCCTTCGCGACTGGAATCTGTGGACGGTTCACTATAAGGACAGATCCAGACGGCAGATCACATTCGATAAGACTGTTCAGAACGATTTCCCATCGGCCTCAGGGCTCAGCGACGTTACCTATTTCAGTTCGAATCGTAATGATGACACTCAGATCTGGCAGGTCAATGCGGCGGGCGAAAATCTGAAACAAGTAACCGACGCAGCCACCGAGGCGGCATTCTTTCCGCAGGTGACTTCCGACGAAAAGGCGATGTATTTCCTGCGGAAAAAGATAGGTTCAACGGTGATCGCAAAACGCGATCTGGCCGACGGCCGTGACGTCGCACTGTCATCCACGCCGATATACGCGCCCGACAACTTTCTCGCCCTGTCGCCCGACGATCGCAATCTTGCATTTCAGATATTGGCGAATAAAAACGATCCGGAACTGAGAGCCGGCAAGATAAAGATCGGTGTGATCGATACTTCAGATACGTCGCTGGTCAAGACCTTCGTGTTGCCGGTGGCGAGCGAGTTTTTCACCTGGCGACTCGGCGAAAACGCTTTCGATTACGTCGTTCATACGCCCGAAGGTGCTCGAATTATGAGGCAGAAGCTAGATCCCAAAGCGGAACCGGTTGTTGTCCTTAAACTTCCCAAGGACGATATCTTCGGCTTGGCTTGGTCTCGCGATGGTCAAAAACTCGCTATTTCGCGCGGCCAACTGCTTCGTGATGTGGTTCTGCTGACAAATTTTGCTTCACACTAG
- the uvrA gene encoding excinuclease ABC subunit UvrA → MSIKQITVRGARQHNLKNIDVDIPRDQFVVITGLSGSGKSSLAFDTIYAEGQRRYVESLSAYARQFLDQLEKPDVDSVEGLSPAISIEQKTVSRSPRSTVGTVTEIYDFLRLLFSSIGQPHCHKCDAPITRQSVDQIIFGVNELPEGERVMILAPIVRGRKGEFKKELEKFHKDGFLRARIDGELRQLDEDIVLDKRKNHTIEVVVDRLLMKSGVRERLAESVKIALKLTGGAVLVSVVDGDEKLYSEKMACVDCGINIATLEPRSFSFNSAYGACKRCQGIGTVLEIDIDKIVPDQSVAAGKVDFLSGVDPSGATFLRSVLAAIIEKFSGGDKLEPPTGKEKPKKSRRKKAKDGGPDDNEQVQSLLDIKFANLPAEVREAFFNGTKKRVTFRHGDYKFERDWLGAVRAMRERIADPPSEKIRAALEELIAPLPCPSCNGRRLQPESLAVKVNGLGIADYTELPIADAVKRFDAIKLGPRDEKVAGLVLKEVCNRVAFLDAVGLGYLTLDRSSATLSGGEGQRIRLATQIGSQLRGVLYVLDEPSIGLHPRDNRRLLDTLHQLRDLGNTVLVVEHDEETIEHADYVIDLGPLAGTHGGEVVATGTPAEIRKNKSSLTGQYMSGKLSIEVPDVRRLANGNRIKVKGAKAYNLKNIDVEFPLGLLTVVTGVSGSGKSTLVEEILYPALYKHVYKSAVEPLEHDSIEGIELVDKIIEIDQKPIGRTPRSNPATFTGLFTPLRELYAMLPESRTRGYKAGRFSFNVKGGRCEACEGGGLKRIEMNFLPDVYVTCDVCRGHRYNRETLAVKFKGLSIADLLDTTIEDALPLLENIPAIRQKLETLLDVGLGYIKIGQSSTTLSGGEAQRIKLAKELSKRATGKTIYILDEPTTGLHFADVHKLLDVLQKLVDTGNTVIVIEHNLDVIKSADYIIDLGPEGGSGGGRVVATGTPEEVAKVKKSYTGQALKTVL, encoded by the coding sequence ATGAGTATCAAGCAGATAACCGTTCGCGGAGCTCGACAACATAATCTAAAGAACATCGACGTCGATATACCGCGCGATCAATTCGTCGTGATCACCGGACTGTCGGGTTCGGGCAAATCGTCGCTCGCCTTTGATACGATCTATGCCGAAGGGCAGCGTAGATACGTCGAATCGCTCTCGGCGTACGCCCGCCAATTCCTGGACCAACTCGAAAAGCCGGACGTTGACAGCGTGGAAGGACTCAGTCCGGCGATCTCCATCGAGCAAAAGACCGTTTCGCGAAGCCCGCGTTCGACAGTCGGCACGGTCACTGAGATCTATGACTTTCTGAGATTGTTGTTTTCGTCGATCGGCCAACCGCATTGCCACAAGTGCGATGCACCTATCACCCGCCAGTCAGTTGATCAGATCATCTTCGGCGTGAACGAACTGCCCGAAGGCGAGCGCGTGATGATACTCGCTCCGATCGTCCGCGGCCGCAAAGGCGAATTTAAGAAGGAACTAGAGAAATTTCACAAAGACGGCTTTCTGCGTGCCCGCATCGATGGCGAATTGCGTCAGCTTGATGAGGACATCGTGCTCGACAAGCGTAAAAATCACACCATCGAAGTTGTCGTTGACCGATTGTTGATGAAAAGCGGCGTGCGTGAGCGTCTGGCCGAATCGGTGAAGATCGCACTGAAACTCACGGGCGGTGCTGTCCTCGTCTCGGTCGTCGATGGTGACGAAAAGCTCTATTCGGAAAAGATGGCGTGTGTGGACTGCGGCATCAACATAGCCACGCTCGAACCGCGTTCATTCTCATTTAACTCAGCCTACGGTGCCTGCAAACGGTGCCAGGGTATCGGCACCGTACTCGAGATCGATATCGATAAGATCGTTCCGGATCAAAGCGTTGCCGCCGGAAAAGTTGATTTTCTAAGCGGCGTTGACCCATCCGGGGCGACATTTTTGCGTTCCGTACTTGCGGCAATAATCGAAAAATTCTCGGGCGGCGACAAACTCGAACCGCCGACCGGAAAAGAAAAGCCGAAAAAGTCCCGCCGCAAAAAAGCAAAGGACGGCGGCCCGGATGACAACGAACAGGTTCAGAGCCTTTTGGACATCAAATTTGCCAATTTACCGGCTGAGGTGCGTGAAGCTTTCTTTAATGGTACGAAAAAGCGTGTGACTTTTCGGCACGGCGATTACAAATTTGAGCGGGACTGGCTAGGTGCCGTGCGGGCTATGCGTGAACGCATCGCAGATCCACCGTCCGAAAAGATACGAGCCGCGCTTGAGGAACTGATCGCACCGCTGCCTTGCCCAAGCTGTAACGGACGGAGGCTACAGCCGGAAAGCCTCGCGGTCAAGGTCAACGGGCTCGGGATCGCGGATTATACCGAACTCCCGATCGCGGATGCCGTCAAGCGATTTGACGCGATCAAACTGGGCCCACGCGATGAGAAGGTGGCAGGGCTCGTATTAAAAGAGGTGTGCAATCGCGTTGCCTTTCTCGACGCGGTCGGACTCGGCTATCTTACGCTTGACCGGTCATCGGCGACGCTCTCCGGTGGCGAAGGCCAGCGAATACGGCTTGCAACGCAGATCGGCTCGCAACTGCGGGGCGTTCTATACGTTTTGGACGAGCCGAGCATCGGGCTTCACCCGCGGGACAACCGACGACTACTAGACACGCTTCATCAACTGCGCGACCTCGGCAATACCGTTTTAGTTGTCGAACACGATGAAGAAACGATCGAGCACGCAGATTACGTTATCGATCTAGGCCCGCTCGCCGGTACTCACGGCGGGGAGGTTGTCGCGACCGGAACGCCCGCGGAGATCCGGAAAAACAAGTCGTCATTGACCGGTCAATATATGAGCGGAAAGCTTTCGATCGAGGTGCCTGACGTTCGCCGCCTCGCAAACGGCAACCGCATCAAGGTCAAAGGCGCAAAGGCTTACAACTTAAAGAATATCGATGTCGAGTTTCCACTTGGACTTCTGACCGTGGTGACCGGAGTTTCAGGTTCCGGTAAATCGACGCTTGTTGAAGAGATCCTCTATCCCGCTCTGTATAAGCACGTTTACAAGTCTGCGGTCGAACCGCTCGAACACGACAGCATCGAGGGCATCGAACTGGTCGATAAGATCATAGAGATCGATCAAAAGCCGATCGGCCGTACGCCGCGTTCTAATCCGGCTACGTTTACCGGGCTGTTTACGCCGCTTCGCGAACTATATGCGATGCTACCCGAATCGAGAACGCGGGGCTACAAGGCCGGGCGGTTCTCGTTCAACGTTAAAGGCGGACGTTGCGAAGCGTGCGAAGGCGGCGGTCTGAAACGCATCGAGATGAACTTCCTGCCGGACGTTTACGTTACTTGCGACGTATGCCGCGGGCATCGATATAACCGCGAAACGCTGGCAGTCAAATTCAAAGGCCTGTCGATCGCCGATCTGCTCGACACGACGATCGAAGACGCTCTGCCACTGCTCGAAAATATACCGGCGATCCGTCAAAAACTCGAAACGCTGCTCGACGTCGGCCTCGGCTACATCAAGATCGGCCAGTCCTCGACGACACTGTCGGGCGGTGAGGCACAACGAATTAAACTTGCTAAAGAGCTGTCGAAACGTGCAACCGGCAAGACCATCTACATCCTCGACGAGCCTACCACGGGACTGCATTTCGCGGACGTTCATAAACTGCTCGATGTTCTGCAAAAGCTCGTCGATACCGGCAACACGGTCATCGTCATCGAACATAACCTTGACGTGATAAAGAGTGCAGATTACATCATCGATCTCGGCCCCGAAGGCGGCTCCGGCGGCGGTCGCGTAGTCGCCACCGGCACTCCCGAAGAGGTCGCAAAGGTCAAAAAGTCCTATACCGGTCAGGCACTGAAAACCGTATTATAA
- a CDS encoding putative sulfate exporter family transporter: MTWQKALFILLILVCLSPWGSPPLALALGLVLAFTIGNPFPELSGKPTKYLLQASVVLLGFGMNLGEVFKAGKDGILFTIATIFGTLILGALVGKFLAVRSKTSTLISSGTAICGGSAIAAVGPAINADKDEMSVSLGIVFVLNSVALFLFPILGHALNLSQNQFGVWAAIAIHDTSSVVGAAGVYGPEALAIATTVKLARALWIAPVALMFAYVYREKDSTAKAKVAIPWFIFLFLGATIVRSYAPVTIMVPSVFDALVNLAKAGMTVTLFLIGASLTRATIKSVGIRPLLQGVLLWIVISVTALFAVLRIL; this comes from the coding sequence ATGACCTGGCAAAAAGCTCTATTTATTCTCCTGATATTGGTTTGCCTTTCGCCGTGGGGTTCGCCGCCGTTGGCTTTGGCGTTGGGGCTTGTGCTGGCTTTCACGATCGGTAATCCGTTTCCGGAGTTGAGTGGTAAGCCGACCAAGTACCTTCTGCAAGCGTCGGTCGTGCTGCTCGGATTTGGGATGAATCTCGGTGAGGTCTTTAAGGCGGGCAAGGACGGCATTCTATTTACCATCGCAACGATCTTCGGAACGTTGATACTCGGTGCATTGGTCGGTAAATTTCTCGCAGTTCGTTCGAAGACATCTACGCTCATCTCGTCCGGCACTGCCATCTGCGGCGGCAGTGCCATCGCCGCTGTCGGGCCCGCGATCAACGCTGATAAAGACGAGATGTCGGTGTCGTTGGGCATCGTTTTCGTGCTTAATTCAGTCGCGTTGTTTCTGTTTCCGATCCTCGGTCACGCGTTAAACCTCTCGCAAAACCAGTTTGGTGTCTGGGCCGCCATCGCGATCCACGACACAAGTTCGGTCGTCGGTGCCGCCGGCGTGTATGGTCCTGAGGCACTCGCGATCGCCACGACCGTCAAACTCGCCCGTGCTCTATGGATCGCGCCCGTCGCTCTGATGTTCGCGTATGTTTACCGCGAAAAGGATTCGACAGCGAAGGCAAAGGTCGCGATCCCCTGGTTTATCTTTCTATTTCTCGGAGCAACCATCGTGCGGAGTTATGCACCCGTGACGATCATGGTGCCGAGCGTCTTTGACGCCCTCGTCAATCTCGCCAAAGCCGGAATGACCGTGACGCTCTTCCTGATCGGTGCGAGCCTGACCAGGGCCACGATCAAATCCGTCGGCATTCGCCCGCTTTTGCAGGGCGTTTTGCTGTGGATCGTTATCTCAGTGACCGCACTCTTCGCCGTGCTTCGCATTTTATAG
- a CDS encoding DUF4197 domain-containing protein, with translation MFVLLGTIFVSAAAAQRSTTKVSDNDIAGGLKEALSKGVGSAIKSLGKEDGFLGNVRVKIPLPNSLQKIEKVVRVAGQGKAVDEFVASMNHAAEKAVPVAVDVFVDAIKQMTFDDARNILFSKQSDSATQFFRKTSEETLREKFRPIVEEFTAKTGVTQKYKAMIGKAGFAAQFLGKDATDLDAYVTQKALDGLFLLVADEEKQIRKNPLGRTTSLLKKVFGVLR, from the coding sequence ATGTTCGTGCTCTTGGGCACGATATTCGTTTCGGCGGCGGCGGCACAGCGTTCGACGACTAAGGTCTCGGACAACGATATTGCCGGCGGACTCAAAGAGGCTCTGTCCAAGGGCGTCGGGTCAGCGATCAAATCGCTTGGCAAAGAGGATGGCTTTCTCGGCAATGTCCGCGTTAAGATACCTCTGCCGAACTCGCTGCAAAAGATCGAAAAGGTCGTGCGTGTTGCGGGGCAGGGAAAGGCGGTTGACGAATTTGTTGCCTCGATGAATCACGCAGCCGAAAAGGCCGTTCCCGTTGCCGTCGATGTGTTTGTCGATGCGATCAAACAGATGACCTTCGACGACGCCCGCAATATCCTTTTCAGCAAACAGAGTGATTCGGCAACGCAGTTCTTTCGCAAAACCAGCGAAGAGACTCTGCGTGAAAAGTTTCGCCCGATAGTCGAGGAGTTTACCGCCAAGACCGGCGTCACTCAGAAATACAAAGCGATGATCGGCAAAGCCGGATTCGCCGCCCAGTTCCTGGGCAAAGACGCGACCGACCTCGACGCTTACGTCACCCAAAAAGCCCTCGACGGCCTCTTTCTGCTGGTGGCCGACGAAGAAAAACAGATCCGCAAAAATCCTCTGGGACGAACAACGAGCCTGCTCAAAAAGGTTTTCGGTGTCCTGCGATAA